The Chelatococcus sp. HY11 genome includes a window with the following:
- a CDS encoding flavin reductase family protein — MNDVTDMAEITAEFRSAMRTLAGAVSVLTVGEGDDRNGFTATSVSSFSMEPPRVTAFINKNASSWPTMRKYQAFGVNILAEGQEEIADRFAGRHGTKGQDRFAGATWITAATGAPLLEGALVAIDCKLEEAIERHTHAILIGQVCAVRLAGTDVDPLLYWHGRYRALK; from the coding sequence ATGAACGATGTAACTGACATGGCAGAGATCACGGCTGAGTTTCGCTCTGCCATGCGCACATTGGCCGGTGCGGTCTCCGTGCTGACGGTTGGTGAGGGCGACGACCGCAACGGCTTTACCGCCACGTCCGTGTCCTCCTTTTCCATGGAACCGCCGCGCGTTACCGCCTTCATCAACAAAAACGCCTCATCCTGGCCGACAATGAGGAAATACCAGGCCTTCGGCGTCAATATCCTTGCCGAGGGCCAGGAGGAGATCGCGGATCGGTTCGCCGGGCGTCATGGCACGAAAGGCCAGGATCGGTTCGCCGGGGCCACCTGGATCACCGCCGCCACCGGCGCTCCCCTACTGGAGGGAGCGTTGGTCGCTATCGATTGCAAGCTCGAAGAGGCGATCGAGCGCCATACCCATGCAATCCTGATCGGTCAGGTCTGCGCTGTCAGGCTTGCCGGCACCGACGTCGACCCGTTGCTCTACTGGCATGGCCGTTACCGCGCCCTCAAGTGA
- a CDS encoding acetyl/propionyl/methylcrotonyl-CoA carboxylase subunit alpha, which translates to MFSKILIANRGEIACRIIKTARRMGIKTVAVYSDADRDALHVAMADEAVAIGPAPAAESYLVIDKIIAACKQTGAEAVHPGYGFLSERAAFPEALAAAGIVFIGPNPAAIAAMGDKIESKKAAAAAKVSTVPGYLGVIESPEHAVAIAGEIGFPVMIKASAGGGGKGMRIAHSAEEVAEGFARAKSEAASSFGDDRVFVEKFITDPRHVEIQVLGDKHGHVIYLGERECSIQRRNQKVLEEAPSPLLDEETRRAMGEQAVALAQAVGYDSAGTVEFVAGQDRSFYFLEMNTRLQVEHPVTELVTGVDLVEEMIRVAAGEPLRMAQKDVKLDGWAIESRIYAEDPTRNFLPSTGRLVTYRPPAEGVSDGVTLRNDTGVYEGGEISIYYDPMIAKLVTHAPTRAAAIAAQATALDAFAIEGIRHNIPFLSALMHHPRWREGQLSTGFIAEEFPEGFNNAIPAGETALRIAAVATAIDHVLNTRKRRISGQMPTARPVTFARQRIARVGDERFVLTVDGEADSTLALVAEDGRRISVASSWRPGEPVWHGAIDGVPLAMQVIAIPNGVRLGHAGAIADVRVETPREAELAALMPVKVVADSGKQLLCPMPGLVKLIAVTAGQEVRAGETLAIVEAMKMENVLKADRDGTVAQVLAKEGQSLAVDAVILEFA; encoded by the coding sequence GTGTTCTCGAAAATTCTGATCGCCAATCGCGGCGAGATCGCCTGCCGGATCATCAAGACGGCGCGGCGCATGGGCATCAAGACGGTCGCGGTCTATTCCGACGCCGACCGTGATGCGCTGCATGTGGCCATGGCCGACGAGGCCGTCGCCATCGGCCCGGCGCCTGCCGCCGAGAGCTATCTCGTGATCGACAAGATCATCGCGGCCTGCAAGCAGACCGGCGCCGAGGCGGTCCATCCGGGCTATGGCTTCCTCTCCGAGCGGGCAGCCTTTCCCGAGGCGCTCGCAGCCGCCGGGATCGTCTTCATTGGTCCCAACCCGGCGGCGATCGCCGCGATGGGCGACAAGATCGAATCGAAGAAGGCGGCGGCCGCCGCAAAGGTTTCAACCGTGCCGGGCTATCTCGGCGTGATCGAGAGCCCCGAGCATGCGGTGGCGATTGCCGGGGAGATCGGTTTCCCTGTGATGATCAAGGCCTCTGCCGGCGGTGGCGGCAAGGGCATGCGCATCGCCCATTCGGCGGAAGAGGTCGCGGAGGGCTTCGCGCGCGCCAAATCCGAGGCCGCTTCGTCCTTCGGCGATGACCGCGTCTTCGTGGAGAAGTTCATCACCGACCCGCGCCATGTCGAAATCCAGGTGCTGGGCGACAAGCACGGCCATGTCATCTATCTCGGCGAGCGTGAATGCTCCATCCAGCGCCGCAACCAGAAGGTGCTGGAGGAGGCGCCGTCGCCGCTGCTCGATGAAGAGACCCGCCGGGCCATGGGCGAGCAGGCCGTCGCGCTGGCGCAAGCCGTCGGTTACGATTCCGCCGGCACGGTCGAATTCGTCGCCGGCCAGGATCGCTCCTTCTACTTCCTCGAGATGAACACGCGCTTGCAGGTTGAGCATCCGGTGACGGAACTCGTCACCGGCGTCGATCTCGTCGAGGAGATGATCCGCGTGGCGGCGGGCGAGCCGCTGCGGATGGCGCAGAAGGACGTGAAGCTCGATGGCTGGGCGATCGAGAGCCGCATCTATGCCGAGGACCCGACGCGCAACTTCCTGCCCTCGACGGGCCGGCTCGTCACCTATCGTCCGCCCGCCGAGGGCGTCAGCGATGGCGTGACACTGCGCAACGACACCGGCGTCTACGAGGGCGGCGAGATCTCGATCTACTACGACCCGATGATCGCCAAGCTGGTGACCCACGCGCCGACCCGCGCCGCGGCCATCGCGGCGCAGGCGACCGCCCTGGACGCCTTCGCGATCGAGGGCATCCGGCACAACATCCCGTTCCTGTCGGCGCTGATGCACCATCCGCGTTGGCGGGAGGGGCAGCTCTCCACGGGCTTCATCGCCGAGGAGTTTCCGGAGGGCTTCAACAATGCGATCCCCGCCGGTGAGACGGCGCTGCGAATCGCGGCGGTGGCGACGGCGATCGACCACGTCTTGAACACGCGCAAGCGCCGGATATCAGGGCAGATGCCGACGGCGCGCCCTGTGACCTTCGCGCGCCAGCGCATTGCGCGGGTGGGGGATGAGCGCTTCGTCCTGACGGTGGATGGCGAGGCGGACAGCACGCTCGCGTTGGTCGCCGAGGACGGGCGTCGTATCTCGGTCGCCTCGTCCTGGCGTCCCGGTGAGCCGGTCTGGCACGGCGCCATCGATGGCGTGCCGCTCGCCATGCAGGTGATCGCCATCCCCAACGGCGTCAGGCTCGGCCATGCCGGCGCGATCGCCGACGTGCGGGTGGAAACGCCGCGCGAGGCGGAGCTCGCGGCGCTGATGCCGGTGAAGGTCGTCGCCGACAGCGGCAAGCAGTTGCTCTGCCCGATGCCGGGCCTCGTCAAGCTCATAGCGGTCACGGCCGGGCAGGAGGTGCGCGCCGGCGAGACGCTCGCCATCGTCGAGGCGATGAAGATGGAAAACGTGCTGAAGGCCGACCGGGACGGCACGGTCGCGCAGGTGCTTGCCAAGGAAGGGCAGAGCCTCGCCGTCGATGCCGTCATCCTTGAGTTTGCCTGA
- a CDS encoding methylmalonyl-CoA mutase subunit beta, with protein MIAHSEPAPASAEAHNPDLPGPNIPGPNIPGPNIPGLEQWRALVDKVLKGADFERVLVGRTADGISIDPLYAKASGVPRALRAEAGRWAVCQRLDHPDGAEANRLALADLTGGADALTLVCEGARAARGFGLPVAAIPAALNDVHLDLIRLRVEPPPFAGQAVSAALSAVIARRGLDAGSLAVDWGIDPLGDMASTGTAPKPWPELAADAPVLVGSLRASGFTGAVLRADGRVHHEAGATEAQELAAVLASAVAYLRALEAAGVPLDQARRAISFTLVADADEFLTVAKLRALRRLWAEVERACGLAPEPIQLATETAWRMTTRHDPFVNMLRNTMAVFSAAVGGADVITVLPHTAPLGLADEFARRMARNTQIILAEESNIWRVADPAAGAGGFEALTAELCDKTWGLFQRIEGEGGLAAMLASGAWQTEVATAREARARQIARRKQPLTGTTAFPNLDEAPVTVLMPAVELQPVIATAFPPMKAARVSEPIERLRDHAMARGYTVFLATLGKPADFAARAGFARGVFETGGLRTTGSEGFASYEALIAAYRASGAHVACICSSDDRYDSLAADATIAGETLAEEAARGLTAAGCDLVMLAGAGGTRETARREAGVRDFLVAGMDVVDFLDRTMALLDAQDASSVTEGGE; from the coding sequence ATGATCGCCCATAGCGAGCCCGCTCCCGCCTCGGCCGAGGCCCACAATCCGGATCTTCCCGGCCCGAATATTCCTGGGCCCAATATTCCTGGGCCTAATATTCCTGGGCTGGAGCAGTGGCGTGCGCTGGTGGACAAGGTGCTCAAGGGCGCCGATTTCGAGCGTGTGCTGGTCGGCCGTACGGCGGACGGCATCAGCATCGATCCGCTTTATGCCAAGGCGAGCGGCGTCCCCCGGGCGTTGAGGGCGGAGGCCGGGCGCTGGGCGGTCTGTCAGCGGCTGGACCATCCCGACGGCGCGGAGGCGAACCGTCTGGCGCTGGCCGATCTCACGGGCGGTGCCGACGCGCTGACGCTCGTTTGCGAAGGCGCGCGCGCGGCGCGTGGTTTCGGCTTGCCAGTGGCGGCGATTCCGGCCGCTCTGAACGATGTCCATCTCGACCTGATCCGCCTGCGCGTCGAGCCGCCGCCCTTTGCCGGGCAGGCGGTATCGGCGGCGCTCAGTGCTGTCATCGCCAGGCGTGGCCTTGATGCCGGCTCGCTCGCCGTCGACTGGGGTATCGACCCCCTCGGGGATATGGCCTCGACCGGGACGGCGCCGAAACCGTGGCCAGAGCTCGCCGCCGATGCGCCGGTCTTGGTCGGGTCCCTGCGTGCGTCAGGATTCACAGGCGCGGTGCTGCGCGCTGACGGGCGCGTGCATCATGAGGCCGGCGCCACCGAGGCGCAGGAACTGGCGGCTGTGCTTGCCTCGGCCGTCGCCTATCTGCGCGCGCTGGAGGCAGCGGGCGTGCCGCTGGATCAGGCGCGGCGCGCCATCAGCTTCACGCTGGTTGCCGATGCCGACGAATTCCTCACGGTGGCCAAGCTGCGCGCGCTGCGGCGTCTCTGGGCCGAGGTGGAGCGCGCCTGCGGGCTGGCGCCTGAGCCCATCCAGCTGGCGACGGAAACGGCGTGGCGGATGACGACGCGGCACGATCCCTTCGTCAACATGCTGCGCAACACCATGGCCGTCTTCTCGGCGGCTGTCGGCGGGGCGGATGTCATCACCGTGCTGCCGCATACCGCGCCCCTTGGCCTTGCCGACGAATTCGCCCGACGCATGGCACGCAACACCCAGATCATCCTCGCCGAGGAAAGCAATATCTGGCGTGTCGCGGACCCGGCGGCCGGGGCGGGCGGCTTCGAGGCCTTGACGGCCGAACTCTGCGACAAGACATGGGGCCTGTTCCAGCGCATCGAGGGTGAAGGGGGGCTTGCCGCGATGCTCGCGAGCGGCGCGTGGCAGACGGAGGTGGCCACGGCGCGCGAGGCGCGCGCCAGGCAGATCGCGCGGCGCAAGCAGCCGCTGACCGGCACGACCGCCTTTCCCAATCTCGATGAGGCGCCGGTCACCGTGCTCATGCCGGCGGTGGAACTGCAGCCCGTCATCGCAACAGCCTTTCCTCCCATGAAAGCCGCCCGGGTGTCGGAGCCCATCGAGCGGTTGCGTGACCATGCCATGGCGCGCGGCTATACGGTGTTCCTCGCGACACTCGGCAAGCCGGCCGATTTCGCGGCGCGCGCGGGTTTCGCGCGGGGTGTCTTCGAGACGGGCGGGCTTCGCACCACGGGCAGCGAGGGCTTCGCGTCCTACGAGGCGCTCATTGCTGCCTATCGTGCGTCGGGAGCGCATGTCGCCTGCATCTGCTCGTCCGATGATCGCTATGACAGCCTGGCGGCCGATGCAACGATCGCGGGTGAGACATTGGCCGAGGAAGCGGCCCGCGGTCTCACGGCGGCTGGCTGCGACCTGGTAATGCTCGCCGGTGCCGGCGGGACGCGTGAGACGGCGCGGCGCGAGGCGGGTGTCCGCGACTTTCTCGTGGCCGGCATGGATGTGGTCGATTTTCTCGACAGGACGATGGCGCTGCTCGACGCGCAGGACGCGTCATCCGTGACGGAGGGCGGAGAATGA
- the scpA gene encoding methylmalonyl-CoA mutase, translated as MSRIPDFTTVKPAFAAAPDARVPGDVWETPEDIAVKPVYGETDREGLDFVDSLPGIVPFVRGPYPTMYVNQPWTIRQYAGFSTAEDSNAFYRRNLAAGQKGLSVAFDLATHRGYDSDHPRVAGDVGMAGVAIDSIYDMRTLFSGIPLDKMSVSMTMNGAVLPILALYIVAAEEQGVSPDKLSGTIQNDILKEFMVRNTYIYPPAGSMRIISDIFAYTSQNMPKFNSISISGYHMQEAGATADLELAYTLADGVDYIRAGIAAGLPVDSFAPRLSFFWAIGMNFFMEVAKMRAGRLLWSRLVKRFNPRSDKSLALRTHCQTSGWSLTAQDVFNNVTRTCIEAMAATQGHTQSLHTNALDEALALPTDFSARIARNTQLFIQQESGTTRIIDPWGGSYYVERLTADLAAKAWEHIEEVEKLGGMAKAIEAGIPKLRIEEAAAKTQARIDAGQQVVVGVNRFRVDNEPPIDVLKVDNSAVRARQIEKLERLKAERDAGRVAAALAALAEAARSGQGNLLALGVDAAREKATVGEISSALETAWGRHKAEVKINSGVYKTAFGADDDRLARVNRLVRDFTDEAGNPPRILIAKMGQDGHDRGQKVIATGFADLGFDVVIGPLFATPEEAADQAIDQDVHVVGVSSLAAGHLTLVPALKAELDRRGRSDILIVVGGVIPPQDYDALYDAGAIAIFPPGTPITDAALAVLDRLSNHLGYRQKDPADYL; from the coding sequence ATGAGCCGGATCCCCGATTTCACAACGGTGAAGCCGGCTTTCGCGGCGGCGCCCGATGCCCGCGTGCCGGGCGACGTCTGGGAGACGCCGGAGGATATCGCCGTCAAGCCCGTCTACGGCGAGACGGACCGGGAAGGGCTTGATTTCGTCGACAGCCTGCCGGGGATCGTGCCCTTCGTGCGCGGCCCCTATCCCACCATGTATGTCAACCAGCCCTGGACGATCCGGCAATATGCCGGCTTCTCCACGGCCGAGGATTCCAACGCCTTCTACCGCCGCAATCTCGCGGCCGGGCAGAAGGGGTTGTCGGTCGCCTTCGATCTCGCCACCCATCGCGGCTATGACAGCGACCATCCGCGCGTTGCCGGCGACGTCGGCATGGCCGGGGTGGCGATCGATTCGATCTATGACATGCGCACGCTGTTTTCAGGCATCCCGCTCGACAAGATGAGCGTGTCGATGACGATGAATGGCGCGGTGCTGCCGATCCTGGCGCTTTATATCGTCGCGGCGGAAGAGCAGGGCGTGTCGCCTGACAAGCTCTCCGGCACCATCCAGAACGACATTCTCAAAGAATTCATGGTGCGCAACACCTATATCTACCCGCCGGCCGGGTCGATGCGCATTATCTCCGACATATTCGCCTATACCTCGCAGAATATGCCGAAGTTCAATTCCATCTCGATCTCCGGCTATCACATGCAGGAGGCCGGGGCGACGGCGGATCTTGAACTCGCCTATACGCTGGCCGATGGCGTCGATTACATCCGCGCCGGGATCGCGGCGGGCCTGCCTGTCGACAGCTTTGCTCCACGCCTGTCGTTCTTCTGGGCGATCGGCATGAACTTCTTCATGGAAGTCGCCAAGATGCGGGCCGGGCGGCTGTTGTGGTCGCGGCTCGTCAAGCGCTTCAATCCCCGGTCCGACAAGTCGCTGGCGCTCCGCACCCACTGCCAGACCTCGGGCTGGTCGCTGACGGCGCAGGACGTGTTCAACAACGTGACGCGCACCTGCATCGAGGCGATGGCCGCGACCCAGGGCCATACCCAGTCGCTGCACACCAATGCGCTCGACGAGGCGCTGGCGCTGCCGACGGATTTCTCCGCGCGTATTGCCCGCAACACCCAGCTCTTCATCCAGCAGGAATCGGGCACGACGCGCATCATCGATCCCTGGGGTGGTTCCTATTATGTCGAGCGCCTGACCGCCGATCTCGCCGCCAAGGCGTGGGAGCATATCGAGGAGGTCGAGAAACTTGGCGGCATGGCGAAAGCCATCGAGGCGGGCATCCCGAAGCTGCGGATCGAGGAGGCGGCCGCCAAGACCCAGGCGCGTATCGATGCTGGCCAGCAGGTCGTCGTCGGGGTCAACCGCTTCCGTGTCGACAACGAGCCGCCGATCGACGTGCTCAAGGTGGATAATTCCGCCGTCCGCGCCCGCCAGATCGAGAAACTGGAGCGCCTGAAGGCCGAGCGTGACGCGGGCCGGGTCGCGGCGGCGCTCGCGGCGCTCGCCGAGGCGGCGCGCTCGGGTCAAGGCAACCTCCTCGCGCTCGGCGTGGATGCGGCGCGCGAAAAGGCGACGGTGGGCGAGATATCCTCGGCTCTGGAGACAGCCTGGGGCCGCCATAAGGCCGAGGTGAAGATCAATTCCGGCGTCTACAAGACGGCGTTTGGCGCCGATGACGACAGGCTCGCCCGCGTCAATCGCCTCGTCCGCGACTTCACGGATGAGGCGGGCAATCCGCCGCGCATTCTCATCGCCAAGATGGGACAGGATGGGCACGATCGCGGCCAGAAGGTGATCGCGACAGGCTTCGCCGATCTCGGCTTCGACGTGGTGATCGGCCCCTTGTTCGCGACGCCGGAGGAGGCCGCCGACCAGGCGATCGATCAGGATGTGCATGTGGTCGGCGTATCGTCGCTCGCCGCCGGACATCTCACGCTGGTGCCGGCGCTCAAAGCCGAGCTCGACAGGCGCGGCCGCTCCGACATCCTCATCGTCGTCGGCGGCGTCATCCCGCCGCAGGACTATGATGCCCTTTATGATGCGGGCGCCATCGCCATCTTCCCGCCGGGCACGCCCATCACCGATGCGGCCCTTGCGGTGCTCGACCGGCTGAGCAACCATCTCGGCTATCGCCAGAAGGACCCCGCAGACTATCTCTGA
- a CDS encoding ABC transporter ATP-binding protein: MSDSVNKAGVKPVISVANLTTSFLVEGQLRPVVRNISFDVAPRETVAIVGESGSGKSVTALSIMRLISASSGRVEGSIRLGDRDLLTLPEHEMRKIRGNDIAMIFQEPMTSLNPVLTIGYQIAEALMLHRGMSQSEAKAETIRLLEKVRIPAAKSRFDEYPHRFSGGMRQRVMIAMALACKPKLLIADEPTTALDVTIQAQILDLIKILQDEEGMSVLFITHDMGVVAEIADRTVVMYKGEAVEAGDTATIFSAPKAPYTRALLSAVPRLGSMEGRARPMRFPVVDKTTGESDVPVETPDTVKEKDRPVLEVKNLITRFDIHSGLFGGVSGRVHAVENVSFSVKSGETLALVGESGCGKSTTGRSIVRLVEPNSGTVMVDGQNVLELKREKLREMRRNMQMIFQDPFASLNPRATVGAAIAEPILTHGLASRAQAREMTADLLHRVGLTADMASRYPHEFSGGQRQRICIARALALKPKLIIADEAVSALDVSIKAQVVNLMLDLQESMGLAYLFISHDMAVVERVSHRVAVMYLGEIVEIGPRAAVFGNAQHPYTKKLMAAVPIPDPARRGQKHPVSNDEIKSPVRAADYVPPVREYREVSPGHFVQVWGAEWEPKTALAA; this comes from the coding sequence GTGAGTGATAGTGTGAACAAGGCCGGGGTTAAGCCCGTCATCTCCGTCGCGAATTTGACCACATCGTTCCTTGTCGAGGGTCAGCTTCGCCCCGTTGTACGCAATATCTCCTTTGATGTAGCGCCGCGCGAAACCGTGGCCATCGTCGGTGAATCAGGCTCTGGCAAGAGCGTGACGGCGCTGTCGATCATGCGGCTTATCTCCGCCTCGAGCGGTCGTGTGGAAGGCTCCATCCGCCTCGGTGACCGGGATCTCCTGACTTTGCCTGAGCATGAGATGCGCAAGATTCGCGGCAACGACATCGCGATGATCTTCCAGGAGCCGATGACGTCGCTCAACCCGGTGCTGACGATCGGCTACCAGATCGCCGAAGCATTGATGCTGCACCGCGGCATGTCGCAGAGCGAGGCCAAGGCCGAGACGATCCGTCTCCTGGAGAAGGTGCGCATCCCTGCGGCGAAGTCCCGCTTCGATGAATATCCACACCGTTTCTCGGGCGGCATGCGCCAGCGCGTGATGATCGCCATGGCGCTCGCCTGCAAGCCGAAGCTTCTCATCGCCGACGAACCGACGACGGCGCTCGACGTCACCATCCAGGCCCAGATCCTCGACCTGATCAAAATACTCCAGGACGAGGAGGGCATGTCGGTGCTCTTCATCACCCATGACATGGGCGTGGTGGCCGAGATCGCCGACCGCACCGTGGTCATGTACAAGGGCGAGGCAGTCGAAGCGGGCGACACGGCAACGATCTTCAGTGCCCCGAAGGCGCCTTACACCCGTGCGCTGCTGTCGGCCGTGCCACGTCTGGGCTCGATGGAAGGCCGCGCGCGGCCGATGCGCTTCCCGGTGGTCGACAAAACGACGGGCGAGTCCGACGTGCCGGTGGAAACGCCGGACACGGTGAAGGAGAAGGACCGGCCGGTGCTCGAGGTGAAGAACCTCATCACCCGCTTCGACATCCACTCCGGGCTGTTCGGCGGGGTCTCGGGACGCGTGCATGCGGTGGAAAACGTGTCCTTCTCCGTCAAATCAGGCGAGACACTGGCGCTTGTCGGCGAATCCGGTTGCGGCAAGTCGACGACCGGCCGCTCGATCGTGCGGCTCGTCGAGCCGAATTCCGGCACAGTGATGGTCGACGGCCAGAACGTTCTGGAACTGAAGCGTGAGAAGCTGCGCGAGATGCGCCGCAACATGCAGATGATCTTCCAGGATCCCTTCGCGAGCCTCAACCCGCGCGCGACGGTGGGTGCGGCCATCGCCGAGCCGATCCTGACGCACGGCCTCGCTTCGAGGGCGCAGGCGCGCGAGATGACGGCGGACCTTCTGCACCGCGTCGGCCTCACCGCCGATATGGCGAGTCGCTATCCGCACGAGTTCTCGGGCGGCCAGCGCCAGCGCATCTGCATCGCGCGAGCCTTGGCGCTGAAGCCGAAGCTGATCATCGCGGACGAGGCGGTGTCGGCGCTCGACGTCTCGATCAAGGCGCAGGTGGTGAACCTGATGCTCGATCTGCAGGAGAGCATGGGCCTCGCCTATCTCTTCATCTCGCATGACATGGCGGTCGTGGAGCGCGTCAGCCATCGTGTGGCGGTGATGTATCTCGGCGAGATCGTGGAGATCGGTCCTCGCGCCGCGGTGTTCGGCAACGCGCAGCACCCCTATACGAAGAAGCTGATGGCGGCGGTGCCGATCCCGGATCCGGCCCGGCGCGGCCAGAAGCATCCGGTCTCGAACGACGAGATCAAGAGTCCGGTGCGCGCGGCCGACTACGTCCCTCCAGTTCGCGAATATCGCGAAGTCTCTCCGGGCCATTTCGTGCAGGTCTGGGGCGCTGAATGGGAACCCAAGACAGCGCTCGCCGCCTGA
- a CDS encoding acyl-CoA carboxylase subunit beta, with product MRDILERLEERREQARQGGGERRVTAQHARGKLTARERIDLLLDEGSFEEFDMFVEHRSTDFGMEKQKIPGDGVVTGWGTINGRKVFLFSKDFTVFGGSLSEAHAAKIVKIQDMAVKMRCPIIGLFDAGGARIQEGVAALGGYGEVFKRNVVASGVIPQISVIMGPCAGGDVYSPAMTDFIFMVRDTSYMFVTGPEVVKTVTNETVTSEELGGAKVHTSRSSVADGAFDNDVEALLQIRRFMDFLPANNTEGAPHWPSLDEPDRVETSLDTLVPDNPNVPYDIKELILKVVDERDFFEVQQAFAGNIVVGFGRIEGRTVGIVANQPMVLAGVLDSDASRKAARFVRFCDAFEIPIVTFVDVPGFLPGTAQEYGGLIKHGAKLLYAYSEATVPLVTVITRKAFGGAYDVMASKHVGGDVNYAWPTAQIAVMGAKGAVEIIFRQDAGDPDAIAAHTKGYEERFMSPFVAAERGYIDEVIKPHSTRRRVARALAMLASKRAETPWRKHDNIPL from the coding sequence ATGCGCGACATATTGGAACGACTGGAAGAACGGCGCGAACAGGCGCGGCAGGGGGGAGGCGAGCGCCGGGTGACGGCGCAGCATGCCCGTGGCAAGCTCACGGCGCGCGAACGCATCGACCTTCTGCTCGATGAGGGATCCTTCGAGGAATTCGACATGTTCGTCGAACACCGCTCGACGGATTTCGGCATGGAGAAGCAGAAGATCCCCGGCGATGGCGTCGTCACCGGCTGGGGCACCATCAACGGGCGCAAGGTCTTCCTTTTTTCCAAGGACTTCACGGTGTTCGGCGGCTCCCTGTCGGAGGCTCATGCCGCCAAGATCGTCAAGATCCAGGACATGGCCGTGAAAATGCGCTGCCCGATCATCGGCCTGTTCGATGCCGGCGGCGCCCGCATCCAGGAGGGCGTGGCGGCGCTCGGCGGTTATGGCGAGGTCTTCAAGCGCAACGTGGTGGCCTCCGGCGTCATCCCGCAGATCTCGGTGATCATGGGCCCCTGCGCGGGTGGCGATGTCTATTCGCCGGCCATGACCGATTTCATCTTCATGGTGCGCGACACCTCCTACATGTTCGTCACCGGTCCCGAGGTGGTGAAGACGGTCACCAACGAGACGGTGACCTCGGAGGAGCTCGGCGGTGCGAAGGTTCACACGTCGCGCTCGTCGGTTGCCGACGGCGCCTTCGACAACGACGTCGAGGCGCTGCTGCAGATCCGCAGGTTCATGGATTTCCTGCCCGCCAACAACACCGAGGGCGCGCCGCACTGGCCGAGCCTCGACGAGCCGGACCGTGTCGAGACCTCGCTCGACACGCTCGTGCCCGACAATCCGAACGTGCCTTACGACATCAAGGAACTGATCCTCAAGGTCGTCGACGAGCGGGATTTCTTCGAGGTCCAGCAGGCCTTCGCCGGCAATATCGTGGTGGGTTTCGGGCGCATCGAGGGGCGCACGGTCGGCATCGTCGCGAACCAGCCGATGGTGCTGGCCGGCGTGCTCGATTCCGACGCCTCCCGCAAGGCGGCGCGCTTCGTGCGCTTCTGCGACGCCTTCGAGATCCCGATCGTCACCTTCGTCGATGTGCCCGGCTTCCTGCCCGGCACGGCGCAGGAATATGGCGGGCTCATCAAGCACGGCGCCAAGCTGCTCTATGCCTATTCGGAAGCCACCGTGCCGCTTGTCACGGTGATCACCCGCAAGGCCTTCGGCGGCGCCTATGACGTGATGGCCTCCAAGCATGTCGGCGGCGACGTCAACTATGCCTGGCCGACGGCGCAGATCGCGGTGATGGGCGCGAAGGGCGCGGTGGAAATCATCTTCCGGCAGGACGCCGGTGACCCGGACGCCATCGCCGCTCACACGAAGGGCTACGAGGAGCGCTTCATGTCGCCCTTCGTGGCGGCCGAGCGCGGCTATATCGACGAGGTGATCAAGCCGCATTCCACCCGCCGGCGCGTGGCTCGCGCGCTCGCCATGCTCGCCTCCAAGCGCGCGGAGACGCCCTGGCGGAAGCACGATAATATACCCTTGTGA
- the mce gene encoding methylmalonyl-CoA epimerase, protein MIGRLNHVAIAVPDLEAAAALYRDSLGANVTPAQTLPAHGVRLVFVNLPNTKIELMEPLDESSPIASFLAKSPSGGIHHLCYEVDDILAARDHLVATGARVLGSGEPKTGAHGLPVLFLHPKDFNGTLIELEEAAP, encoded by the coding sequence ATGATCGGACGCTTGAACCACGTGGCCATCGCCGTGCCGGATCTCGAAGCAGCGGCGGCGCTCTATCGCGACAGTCTCGGCGCCAATGTCACGCCGGCGCAGACCTTGCCTGCGCACGGTGTGCGGCTCGTCTTCGTCAACTTGCCCAACACCAAGATCGAATTGATGGAACCGCTCGACGAGAGCTCGCCGATCGCGTCCTTTCTGGCCAAGAGCCCGTCAGGCGGGATTCACCATCTCTGCTACGAGGTGGATGACATTCTGGCGGCGCGGGACCATCTCGTGGCCACGGGCGCGCGCGTGCTCGGCAGCGGGGAGCCCAAGACCGGCGCCCATGGCCTGCCGGTGCTGTTCCTGCATCCCAAGGATTTCAACGGCACTCTGATCGAGCTGGAAGAAGCCGCGCCTTAG